TTATCCATTCATAGGAATAAAACACCCAGAAAAAACGAGAGCAGTTTTAATATTTCCCTTAAAGAAAGCTCTTAAAGACACATGGGAGTGCTTCTGCATACATGTTTAGGGCAAAACAAAGGGCAACaaaagaaaagatttttttaaaaaagaaaactaagaAACAAACCAGAGAGAGATTAGAGTTTAGCTTTGAAATGTGTGGGACAGCAGAAAAATGATACTGCTCCCAAAGAGAATTTTCTGAGTTTTCATCTTTACAAAGGATTTTTACTTAAAAGTTCTACCACATTTGGTAACCACACCATAAGGTTAACAGCTTTCTTCTAGTCTGAAATCCAGAGAGGGGAAATAAAGAATACACTAATTGAAAAGACCCAGAGTCTCTTCATTTCCCTTAACTTCCAGAATTTCACTCAAATAAGCTGAATCTTAACACCAAAGTAGGAGAAAAGTGAGAAcgaaggagagcagggctgcagaaaaaaaaaaaccaaaaaaccaaaaaagtcAATAAACTTGATCTTCTTACATGCACCACTTCTTCCAACTTGCCAGCTACTCTGCAACAGTTCAGCACTTAAATGCAAACCCCTGACATGGCCAAGACAGCAGCACAATTTACAATACTTACGGAGCCTAAAATGTGAGCACCCAACATTCTATCTGTTGATTTCTGACTAAGTATTTTCACCATGCCATCCGTGTCAGCATTTGTTTTTGCTCTGCTGTTTGCAGCAAATGGAAACTTCCCAATTTTGTATTCTACACCCTACAAAACAGAGATGTGTTACTGAATTCATGACAAACAGGAGCAGTGTACTTACTGAATTATCTGTATAGTTACAACCACAGAGCCAATACAAAAATATAAGACACGTGGAAATGCATAAGAACATCACTGAAAGGAGCATAAGGGGACATTATAAAAAGACTAAGCCAGCAAATGAACAATATGAGACATTATAATAAGAGAACTACAGTCCTTGGGAGAGCAGTGTGCAGAAGGAAATAATTCAATCTTATGCCCTGGAAATTCTTCTGGAAAAAGCAGCTCAGCTACTTGACAGTGAAACCATGCCTGAGGtggaaaagcattttttttttgagaagggAACAAACAGTACCTCttctttcagctgctcttctgaTTTGCCAACCCAGGCCACTTCAGGGTGAGTGTATATCACAGAGGGTACGCAGTTATAGTCAATGTGAACCGCTCCCCCAGCCATCCCTTCTACACAAAGAATGCCTTCATCTTCAGCTTTGTGGGCCAGCATAGGTCCAGCAACTACATCACCAATAGCATAGATGCTATCAGACCAATGAAACAGAATAAGACACTGTTTAAAAACATCCTAGCATACCTAGGCTACCTTATGAAACAGTTTTAAATAAGTTACTGACAATTCTAACAGATTAAAATATTAAATTTCAAAAGAAATACAAAGTATAGAAGAGCAATTTCCACAGAATCACCACAGTTCAAGAAGTACTAGTGACATGAAATAGAGATTCAAACTACAACACAATAAAGGTTGAATAAAATCTTTAGCCCCTGAAATAAACAAATCTTGAGTTTCTCCTGAAGAGAAAGTTATATTCtgcaattaaaaacaaaaccaaagtgcTTTAAGTAGGTTAAACTTATGAgttctgcttaaaaaaaaataaatatatatatatttttagtcCTACTTACTTTGGAATTTTGGTTTGGAATCTGTTATTGActgggattctccccctcttaTCAAGTTCAATTCCAATATCCTCGAGACCTAAATTTTTTGTAAAAGGACGTCTACCGATGCAAACTAGAAGCACATCACAAGTTATTACTTCAGCcttgccaccagcagcagcttcaacaCTGTAGAAAGACAAGTAGTAAAAATGTTAAGATCTAATCTTCCAGCACTGTATTTCTTTGACTAGTAACTAACACGATTCAGATGACTGCACCATGCTTCTTCCTTTCAAGACTTGAGAAGCAGAAGGGGCAATAACTCTTCGTACATTTGCTTGCAACTCTTAGATACAGagattcagaatcatagaatcagtcagggttggaagggaccacaaggatcatctagttccaacccccctgccataggcagggacaccctatcctagatcaggctggccagagccccatttAGGTACATATTCACTACCAAGTAGAATGACCTGACAGGATCAAATCTGTACAGCAAAATACTTTGTGCTGAGTACTTGACATCCAAGCTGTATATATTCTGGAGTGGAGCAAGCTTTCTTCTGGCCCAGGAATTAAACACCTATtagctgctgccctccagcgGGTGTATCTCTCAAGTGCATGTTTGTGTTCAATTACACACAGATGTATAATTCACGTGCTCCGAGAGCACAAGAACTAAAATGTAAGTGTGGGTAAGTAGAAAGGGTGTTTCAAAAACATACTCCTGAACCAAAACAAACTCTGTGTAGAAACAACTATGTGAGATCCAGCCAGCATCTGCATGGTACGTAAGGAAGCCCAGGTCCAGGACTTTTAGAATGCCGCAGGACATGCTATCCCAAGCAATACATGACACCATATTAAGACTCCACTGAAAAAACAATCATACTTAAGTTTACATTTGTTAAGTAGCATTAAGTTATTTTCTTAAAACTACAGCTCCTGCACGCAAGAAATACTGTATACATGGGGACTTCTACAAAGCGAGCTTGGTTtatatgtttctgtattagctgTTCACCTGCAGATCTTCAAAGAGCTGGAGTCAAAAGACACCTATGGGACAGTTTCACTTGTTTCCCctcaaaataaacaaaatctcTGACATGCTTATTTTGAAACAAGAAGAGGAATGAACCAAGTAACCCTTCCAGTGAGCAGCCAAACTGAAAACGACTGTATCAACAATCATGATGTTTCTGTTAATTATACCAGAATATCATCCATGAAAATAATTATTTAGAGCTTAGGGTTTATTGCTGGTCTCACTGTAACAACACTGGTTTATATTGGCATGCCTTCCACTCCAGTCAACAGACCCTCTTCTATATAAGCAGTCTAGGGCTCCAACAAAATTATGAGCTCTGTTAAGTTACAACACAGGACAAAAAATAAATTTCACTAAGGAATTAAGAAGTTTCATCCTGAATccgttttcttttcctgttgtaAAAACAACAGTATCAGACTATATTTTTAAATAGGCTTTTTTAAATGGATTAGGAAgaacaatatatatatacacagcaTTCCTTTAGTCTTATGTTAAATACTTACGCGACATCAATTTTTCCATCTGGCCTCTTGGTGGCACCGGTAACTTTGGTGTTCAGTTTAAACTTAAATCCCTGTTTCTGAAGAATACGCTGAAAGTTTTTAGAGATCTCCATGTCAATTCCCATGCCACCAACATGGCCCATGAATTCAACTGCTGTCACATCTGCTCCGAGGCGCTGCCAAACTGAACCCTGCAGTCACAACAACATAGGCAAAAAGCATTTTTGAAAAGCAAACTTTAGATTCCTTTACTAAAATATTAGACTAATATTTTCAAAAGCATGATGACAATTAATAGCAAACTCAGATTTTAAAAAGCTGCAGTGTAGAATAAAACAAGACCAACTTAGCTAACCAGCTGCAGGAATACTGATCCTATAAACAGGACAGTTtttctggtgagaagcagcaagTTATGAAGTCTGAACGATTTCATTACAACTCAATCCAACATTTACCAAATCACAGCAACACAACAAAATATAACACAAAAAGTGATGCCTTGTTCCTTTATAAAGGAAAGACCAAGTGTTTTACATATTCTCTTACCAGTTCCACACCAATGACTCCTGCACCAATGACAACCATCTTTTCAGGAACTTTTTTCAGTGACAGTGCACCAGTGGATGACACAATATTATCTTCATCAATCTAGTAACAAAGGAATTCACAAAGGGAAGTTATACTCTCTTTTTTACATTATATGTAAATCACAGAGAATGTGAAGTGCAATCAGATGCAAAAAATTACACATAATACTATGTGTACTGAAAaaaagcaccactgaaaaatacATACAGTAATTCCAGGGAAGGGAGCAACTTCTGAGCCTGTGGCTATAAGTATGTTCTTTGTATTGATAACTTGTGTGCTGCCATCTTCTTTGGTTGCAGTGACTTGGTTTTTCCCAGTAATTTTTCCAAACCCAGACACATGTATGACCTTTAGTAACCAGAACACAGTAAATTCAGATTCAAATGTCTTATCCAAGTTAAGCTGCATTTAACCTGAAGTTCACTACAGCTTTAGAGAAGCTGCTATCACATACTTTTGCATCACACCTGGTACAAATCACAAAGTAACTGTAAGCTATTCTTTTAGGTAGGTTAAGAATCAAGacacttttaattaaaaaatttCATAGAAGGGAATCATTCAAATTCTCCCCTTGCCAGGTCAGTTACTCAAATTAGTTTATGTGGCAAGAATATTAAAGTATAAAAGGCAAGAATTCcagatcacaaaaaaaaaataatgaaaacacCTGAGTATAACCCAAACTAACCTTGTTTTGTTTAAACAAATGAGCAATTCCACCTGTTAAGGCCTTCACTGCACCACTCTTCTGTTCCATCATCTTCTCCAGGTTCAAACGGATTCCTGTAActaaggttaaaaaaaaccctctatCAGGCATTGCAGTGTTTATATATAAAGGAGCTAACCTAATCACAATTAACAGCTTTGATAtaaggccaggatgccattggctctcttggccacctgggcacactgctggctcagcttcagctactatctgtcagtacccccaggtccctttctgtttggctgctctccagccactctgtccccaggctgtatctctgcatggggttgttgtggccaaagtgcagaaccctgcacttggccttgttaaatctcatcccattggcctctgcccacccatccagcctgtccaggtccctctgcagggctctcctaccttccaacagaacaacacctgctcctagcttggtgtcatctgcaatcttactgatgctggactcaatcccctcgtccaggtcacaaataaagatattgaacaggactgggcccagcaaacctggttgattctatgattctaagatacaGGTATGTTGAATGGCCATACTAAATAAGTGCCAAAGGTTACATTCAACAACTGCTATGTTACAAAGCAGTATTACACTTTTCACATATCCATGATTCAGGGTTCAAGAAGTAGACACGTGGCCCTAACCCTCTGACTGACAGATGGAGAGTATTCTTTTTAAGTGCAAGAAGTCTTCTGACAAGAAAATTACAGTAGCCAGATCTGAATGATTAAATCTGCTCACTGATAGGAATAATTTACACTACCAGACACTGACTAGTTGCTCTCTACACACTCACTTTCAATTCCTCTATTAGCGAAATCTTTTCCATGGGCCAAGTGATACAAATGTGAGTTGTTCAGCAAGGCCTAAAATACACACATAGAGAAGCAGGCATTAGGACATACAGTCACAAATTAATTACTATATATTTAAGTTCATATTGAAAAAGGTGCATTTTAAGCACAAATTGTACATAGCATTTCTACTCAAGCATTTTATGAACTTCCATATTTAATAGAAAAGTGAACAACAGCTAAATTCACACCTATCCTTTTTTGCTCATTTCACCACAGAAACTGGAAATTACTCCACAGAGAttgggaaacaaaaccaaatcaatcCCCCCTAGACTTTAAGGAAAGAAAGATGATCCGGACACACAGAAGCATTTCCTTACTACCTCAGACAAGAGATTATTTGTCAACAAAAAGGGGATAAAGAAAAACTAGATGAGGAAAATCAATAGAGAGTTACAATTTGTAGCCAGGTTGTTGTGCTAAAGTTACTGTAACTGCATAGCTAGTTGGAGCTAGAAGGCCAGCTCAGATCACCAGACATTCATAActcaaaaagaaaatgaaaacagtttTTATATGGATATCTATACATCAGCAGCTTTAAAGAGCTTGAAAGCTTGTAAAACGTCTGTAACTGCATTTCGAATACAAATAGCAATATAGTTAGGCAGGGATCTTGGTAAGAAAAGTGATGTCCCTCACTACAGCCCTGACAAAAACGAAATTACCAGTATCACTGCAAGAAGGGCAACAGTGTGAGTCTGTGCAGACTGAAATCTAAAGCAGGCGCAGTGATAGATTCAGTAAGACACCTGTCTTGTATGCACACACTTGAGTAAAGCGAATACTGTCAGAGTAAGATAATACTCTTTTTATGTACAAGTCATCAACTTTCTCTCCCTAAAGTTCATTTACCCATTTCACATAATTGTCACAACCCTGAACGTGTTAACATTCAGTATTaaagactgtgatggtttgggtgttccctgcccccccacactttagaagttacccagactagtctcagccggctctgggaatataaatgaagctatttatttacagctagcacaatatacaagcagatatttacagtagatacagttacagacagaaatatacaaggtaaaaggtaatacagaaacacaactcccctcccagaaacctgagtccccaggaggagctctcaaccgcccctgcaccttcccctgcccctctcaaccttaccccagtcctaaagaagaacagaggttcagtcaagaggttatgaagcaaaggtgggttagtccaaatggaaggtgagactagggagatgtagctcagccagagcccagccagagagtgcaacaaaatggcgagagtgttacctaatgtttacctttcttcttcagcaagactctgaggggagtagacatcatcactgttttcctttcacagcctatgatctagtttttcctcaccaaaacattctagcttgcttcaaactagcacaaagacaCAGCCACCACTTGACTGCAGCTCATTTGGATTTCAAAGTATGTCAA
This Pogoniulus pusillus isolate bPogPus1 chromosome 4, bPogPus1.pri, whole genome shotgun sequence DNA region includes the following protein-coding sequences:
- the DLD gene encoding dihydrolipoyl dehydrogenase, mitochondrial isoform X1, which codes for MPWWLWELPTVTGSLPAVRAALWASQRSHFDRIHHGLQGICAVSQRTYADQVDADVTVIGSGPGGYVAAIKAAQLGFKTVCVEKNETLGGTCLNVGCIPSKALLNNSHLYHLAHGKDFANRGIEITGIRLNLEKMMEQKSGAVKALTGGIAHLFKQNKVIHVSGFGKITGKNQVTATKEDGSTQVINTKNILIATGSEVAPFPGITIDEDNIVSSTGALSLKKVPEKMVVIGAGVIGVELGSVWQRLGADVTAVEFMGHVGGMGIDMEISKNFQRILQKQGFKFKLNTKVTGATKRPDGKIDVAVEAAAGGKAEVITCDVLLVCIGRRPFTKNLGLEDIGIELDKRGRIPVNNRFQTKIPNIYAIGDVVAGPMLAHKAEDEGILCVEGMAGGAVHIDYNCVPSVIYTHPEVAWVGKSEEQLKEEGVEYKIGKFPFAANSRAKTNADTDGMVKILSQKSTDRMLGAHILGSGAGEMVNEAALAMEYGASCEDVARVCHAHPTVSEAFREANLAASFGKAINF
- the DLD gene encoding dihydrolipoyl dehydrogenase, mitochondrial isoform X2 yields the protein MQRWGRVSCALARRSHFDRIHHGLQGICAVSQRTYADQVDADVTVIGSGPGGYVAAIKAAQLGFKTVCVEKNETLGGTCLNVGCIPSKALLNNSHLYHLAHGKDFANRGIEITGIRLNLEKMMEQKSGAVKALTGGIAHLFKQNKVIHVSGFGKITGKNQVTATKEDGSTQVINTKNILIATGSEVAPFPGITIDEDNIVSSTGALSLKKVPEKMVVIGAGVIGVELGSVWQRLGADVTAVEFMGHVGGMGIDMEISKNFQRILQKQGFKFKLNTKVTGATKRPDGKIDVAVEAAAGGKAEVITCDVLLVCIGRRPFTKNLGLEDIGIELDKRGRIPVNNRFQTKIPNIYAIGDVVAGPMLAHKAEDEGILCVEGMAGGAVHIDYNCVPSVIYTHPEVAWVGKSEEQLKEEGVEYKIGKFPFAANSRAKTNADTDGMVKILSQKSTDRMLGAHILGSGAGEMVNEAALAMEYGASCEDVARVCHAHPTVSEAFREANLAASFGKAINF